AAGCAGAGCCGACGCATCGCCCTGGAGGCCTCCGCCACCATCGGGCAGATACACCTCTCCCGCCCGGCGGCGGTTGAGGTGCCCCAGGCTTTGCCGGCGCTCATCGTCCCCCCGTAAGAGGCGCGCCCCCCTTTAATGGTCGCCCGGCTTGGCGTAGGGGTGGCTCCACAGGGCCACCTGCAGCACCACCGATTTGAACCACGCCTGGTGCATCTTGTCCACCACCTCGGGCGGGTGCCCCTTCTTGGCCAGGAAGGGGCGGATGGTGGCGGTGATGGGGTAAATGAAGGCGATTAGGTACCGCAGGGGGATGTGGGGCACCGACTGCACCTTGTCGGTCTGGTTCTTTTTGGTGCGGTGGTGGCGCAGGCCGATTTCGTGCTGGTAGTCCAGCCAGGCCTGGTCATACTTGCGGTTGCAGGTGTCCAGGATCCACTGGCCGAAGCGCTTGCGCACCGCCCCCAGGTAGTCGGGCAGGGGCTTCCCATCGGGGCCGGTGAAGTAGTACACGAGGTGCGGATGGGAGGCCACGAAGCCATACCACAGGTCCAGCACCTGCTCAATCTGGTCGGCCAGCACCTGCCCCGCCATGCGCAGGTAGCGCTCGTCCTCCTCGGTGAACATGACGGCCTTTTTGAGGTCGTCAAACTCCTTGAGGGTGATGGGCGACTTGGCCACAGCGGGGGTGCCGTAGGTATAGCCGGGGATAGCCGTGCCGGTCATGGCCACCTCCTTGGGGAAGGGCTACAATTCCTATTGCAAAAGCCGAGCTTCCCAAGGTCAATTCCGCACTTTTCGGTAACCTGGTTACCAAAAGGAGACCGTCCATGACCCTGCTGTCGGGTGTCTCGGTGCCTGTGGGTGTTGGTCAGGATAGGGTAGCCACGCCCCTGCTGGCGTGTCGGTGGACGCTGACCATCCTGTGGGCGTTGTTCCAGGGGCGGCACCGCCCGTCGGAACTGCAACGGCACATCCCCGGCCTGAGGCGCAAGGTGCTCTACGACCGCCTGCGCAAACTGCAGGGGGAGGGGTTGGTGGTGGCCGTAACGGGAGGAGGATATCCCCTGCGGGTGGAGTATCACCCCACCGAG
Above is a window of Dehalococcoidia bacterium DNA encoding:
- a CDS encoding protoglobin domain-containing protein; the encoded protein is MTGTAIPGYTYGTPAVAKSPITLKEFDDLKKAVMFTEEDERYLRMAGQVLADQIEQVLDLWYGFVASHPHLVYYFTGPDGKPLPDYLGAVRKRFGQWILDTCNRKYDQAWLDYQHEIGLRHHRTKKNQTDKVQSVPHIPLRYLIAFIYPITATIRPFLAKKGHPPEVVDKMHQAWFKSVVLQVALWSHPYAKPGDH